One stretch of Toxoplasma gondii ME49 chromosome XI, whole genome shotgun sequence DNA includes these proteins:
- a CDS encoding hypothetical protein (encoded by transcript TGME49_311640~Signal peptide predicted by SignalP 2.0 HMM (probability 0.582) with cleavage site probability 0.510 at residue 22) yields the protein MFQSSFSPTTALSAICLRRGAAIQKPLSPPTQQDSSRISKRCYMQTFVCCESSVILSGLSPLIRFHRFASRTVSVGLPLNSVVTSNPLHITTPLSEPARLFAIFSLPCKSFSLPIVTVLCILFRFPSVSCCPSVPSLRSHSRLVADPALSFPSDFQHRKPFQSLCHASRFLSVLRHRLLPILQICS from the coding sequence ATGTTTCAGTCGAGTTTCTCCCCGACTACCGCACTCTCTGCCATTTGCCTTCGAAGGGGGGCGGCCATCCAGaagccgctgtctcctcctacCCAGCAAGACTCCTCGAGAATCTCTAAGCGCTGTTATATGCAGACATTCGTATGCTGCGAATCTAGCGTCATTCTTtccggtctctctcctttgaTTCGCTTCCATCGTTTTGCTTCTCGCACCGTCTCAGTCGGTTTGCCCTTAAACAGCGTTGTCACTTCCAACCCTCTGCACATTACCACGCCATTGTCGGAACCAGCGAGACTTTTTGcgattttttctctcccttgcaagtctttctcccttcccaTTGTCACCGTTCTCTGTattctttttcgttttccttcagtTTCGTGCTGTCCGTCTGTCCCGTCCCTCCGGAGCCATTCTCGTCTCGTCGCCGATCCCGCCTTGTCTTTTCCCTCTGACTTCCAGCACAGAAAGCCGTTTCAATCACTGTGTCACGCGTCCCGATTTTTGTCCGTCTTACGGCATCGCTTGCTCCCCATTCTACAAATTTGTTCCTGA